A genomic segment from Gavia stellata isolate bGavSte3 chromosome 6, bGavSte3.hap2, whole genome shotgun sequence encodes:
- the FBXL2 gene encoding F-box/LRR-repeat protein 2, translating into MGAQKSLTVCLLFCSTCYSLSRFCSKLKHLDLTSCVAITNSSLKGLSEGCRNLEHLNLSWCDQITKDGIEALVKGCSGLKALFLRGCTQLEDEALKHIQNHCHELVILNLQSCTQISDEGIVKICRGCHRLQSLCVSGCSNLTDASLTALGLNCPRLKILEAARCSHLTDAGFTLLARNCHELEKMDLEECVLITDSTLIQLSIHCPKLQALSLSHCELITDDGILHLSNSTCGHERLQVLELDNCLLITDVTLEHLENCHNLERIELYDCQQVTRAGIKRIRAHLPHVKVHAYFAPVTPPPSVGGSGQRLCRCCIIL; encoded by the exons ATGGGTGCACAAAAATCACTGACAG TGTGTCTGCTGTTTTGCAGCACGTGTTACAGTCTTAGCAGATTCTGTTCCAAGCTGAAACATCTGGATCTGACATCTTGCGTAGCCATCACAAACAGCTCTTTGAAAGGCTTAAG TGAGGGTTGCAGAAATCTGGAACATTTGAATCTTTCCTGGTGTGATCAGATTACGAAGGATGGTATTGAAGCACTGGTGAAAGGGTGTAGTGGACTAAAAGCTCTATTTCTTAGAGGTTGCACACAG TTAGAAGATGAAGCATTGAAACACATTCAAAATCACTGTCATGAACTTGTAATCCTGAATTTGCAATCCTGTACA CAAATTTCAGATGAAGGCATTGTAAAAATCTGCAGAGGATGTCATAGACTTCAGTCACTCTGTGTTTCAGGCTGTAGCAACCTTACAGATGCTTCTCTCACAGCACTTGGTCTAAACTGTCCAAGGCTGAA GATTTTGGAAGCTGCAAGATGTTCACATCTTACAGATGCTGGTTTTACCCTTTTAGCACGG aatTGCCACGAGCTGGAGAAGATGGACTTGGAAGAATGCGTTCTG ATAACTGACAGCACATTGATACAACTTTCTATACACTGTCCTAAGCTACAAGCATTG AGCTTATCTCACTGTGAATTGATCACTGATGATGGGATTCTTCATCTGAGCAACAGTACGTGTGGTCACGAGAGGCTGCAGGTACTGGAGCTTGATAACTGTCTTCTCATCACTGACGTGACACTGGAACACCTGGAGAACTGCCACAACTTGGAGAGAATTGAGCTGTATGACTGTCAGCAGGTCACGCGAGCCGGAATCAAACGGATCAGA GCTCATCTACCTCACGTGAAAGTTCATGCTTACTTTGCTCCAGTGACTCCCCCTCCTTCGGTAGGAGGGAGCGGACAGCGCCTCTGCAGATGCTGTATTATTCTTTGA